A segment of the Streptomyces sp. NBC_00376 genome:
CGATCGCCGAGGCGGCGCCGTCGGCGTCGGAGACCAGACCGGTCACCTCGGGCCGGGCGCCGATGCCGCCGAGCCGGCCCACCACGCCCAGCGTGCGGGCGCTGCCACCGGACGTACGTCCGTGCGAGCCCGGGATGCGGACCATCACGAAGTCCGTAGAGCCCTGCTCGCCGGCGACCGTGGTGACCTGTGCGGACGAGCCCTCGGTCCCGCTCACGGAGTCGAGGTACTCGACGACCGTCTTGCCATTGACCTGGGGATCGTCCAGAAGATCGACGATGTCCAGCACGTACTTCAACATGGGGGGCCTTTCTCGCTCATCCGGGCACCCGGGCCGGCGCTGGGGCCTGTCCGGCGGGGGAAGCGCGGGGCGGGGTGCTGAGGCCACATTCGGGATCGGATAGCGTTGAACGCAACTGTTTCCCGTTATTTGCAATTCAGGTCTGAATGGTGAGATGACGATGGCGGACTTCGATCTGGACCGGCGCACCCCCGCCGGAGCCCTGCAAACCGTCGACCGGGCGCTTCTGGTGCTGCTCGCCTTCGAGCGGACCCGGCCCGACTGGGGGGTCACCGAGGTCGCCGAGGAGTTCGGCTGGGACACCTCGGTGGCCCAGCGGCTGCTCGCCACCCTCGCCGGGCGCGGCTTCCTGGTCTCCGACCCGGTCACCCGCCGCTACCGCATCGGCCCCGCCGTGCTGCGCCTGGGCAGGCTCTGGGAGCGCTCCGGATCGCTGGAGCTGCTGGCCGGGCCGGTCCTGGAGGAGCTGCGCCGGGTCACCGGCGACACCGTGCTCTTCTGCCTGCCGGACAGCTTCCACATGCGGTGCGTCGCCGCCGAGGAGGGGGAGGCCGGGCCGCTGCGGTACTACCCGCTGGTCGGCGAGCTCTACCCGGCGCACGCCGGGGCGACCAGCAAGTCGTACTACGCGTACCTCCCCGACGAGCAGCGCCACCGGCTCTTCCGGGGCCGCCCGATGGCCCGCTTCACCGACCGGACGGTCACCGACCCGGACCGGCTGGAGGAGGAGTTCCTCAAGATCCGCGCCCAGGGGTACGCGTGGACGGTCGGCGAGTACGACACCGGCATCGCGACCGTCGCCGTACCGGTCTTCCTGGGGCGCGAACCGTACGGCAGCCTCAGCCTCGGCGGCGCCTCGGAGCTCTTCCGGGACGCGCCGGACGACCGGCTCGACGCACTGCGCCACGCGGCCCAGCTGCTGGAGCGGCGGCTCACCCACCCTCCGCAGCGCCCGAAGCCCCGCACCCGTCGCCCCCGTACCGCCTGATGATCCGGAAGAGAACCAAGAGGAACCCCATGAATCTGCTGCTGCTCTCCAACTCCACCCAGCACGGCCGCGGTTATCTGGAACACGCCATCGACACCGTCACCGGCTTCCTGCCCGCAGGCGCCCGGCTGGCCTTCGTCCCCTACGCGCTCGCCGACTACACCGCCTACACCGCACGCGTCCGCGAGGCCCTCGAACCCCACGGCATCACCGTCCGCGGGGTCCACGAGAACGCCGACCCGGTCGCCGAACTCGCCGCGTCCGACGCCGTGTTCATCGGCGGCGGCAACTCCTTCCGGCTGCTGAGCGCCCTGTACCGGACCGGTCTGCGGGACGCCGTGACCGAGGCGGTACGCAACGGACTGCCGTACATGGGGGCCAGCGCCGGGACGAACATGGCAGCGCCCACCCTGCGCACCACCAACGACATGCCCATCGTGCAGCCGCCGTCCTTCGAGACGCTCGGCCTCGTCCCGTTCCAGATCAACCCGCACTACCTGGACCCGGACCCGGCCAGCACCCACAAGGGCGAGACCCGCGAGGAGCGGCTCACCGAATTCCTGGAGGAGAACGACGTACCGGTGCTCGGCCTGCGCGAGGGATCGTGGCTGCGGGTCGACGGGCGCCAGGCGCGGGTGCAGGGCGCCCGCCCCGCCCGGCTGTTCACCCGCGGCGCGCAGCCGCAGGAGCTCCCGGCGGGGTCGGACGTCTCTCATCTGCTCACGACGACACCGCGGTTCGACGCTCCGGTGCGCTGACACCCAGCACCAGATCGGCGTCGACGGGCAGGCCGTCGCCCGGGTACGCGGCCGGGCGGGCGCTCGGCGTGTACCCGGTCGCGGACCCGGCCAGCACGAAGTCGCCGCCGTGCGGCGCGGCCAGCGCGTAGTGGCCGTCCTCGTCCGTCACGGTGAGACCGGCCTGCCGGCCCCGGTGGTCGATCAGCGTGACGTTGGCGCGGACCACCGGGGCGCCGCCCCCGTCCAGCACCCGGCCGCGGAAGCCGCCCGAACCGGCGACAGGGCGGGAGGTGCCCGGTACCGGGGCCGGGTCCTGGGCGTCCCCGGCGCTGCTCGCCAGCAGCGCCGGGCGCATCGCCTCGCGCCGCGACGGCAGGAACGAGGCCAGCACCAGCCCGATCACCACCGCACCCGTCGCGATCAGGAACGAGATGCGGAACCCCTCCATCGAGGGCAGCACCGCCCCGCCGCTGCGCACCGAGGTGTTGGCCAGCACCATGCCGATCACGGCGCTCGACACCGACGTACCGATCGACCGCATCAGGGTGTTCAGGCCGTTGGCGGCACCCGTCTCCGACGGATCGACGGCCCCGATGATCAGCGCGGGCAGCGAGGAGTAGGCGAGCCCGATGCCGGCGCCGAGCATCACCGCGATCACCACCGTCTGCCAGGCGGCGCTCATCAGCCCGAGCCCGGCCCCGTAACCGATCGCGATGACCAGCATGCCGAGCATCAGCGAGACCTTGGGGCCCCGGCGGGCGGACAGCCGGGCGTACAGCGGGGCGACGAGCATCATCGTCAGGCCGAGCGGCGCCACGCACAGCCCCGCGACCACCATCGACTGCCCGAGGCCGTACCCCGTCGACGCCGGCAGCTGGAGCAGCTGCGGCAGGACCAGTGAGACGGCGTAGAAGGCGACCCCGACCATGATCGAGGCGAGGTTGGTGAGCAGCACCTCGCGCCGGGCCGTGGTCCGCAGATCGACCAGCGGGGCCGGGCTGCGCAGCTCGAACAGGCCCCACAGGACGAGGATCGCCAGCGAGGCGCCGATCAGCCCGAGGGTGCTGCCCGAGGTCCAGCCCCAGTCGCTGCCCTTGGTGATGGGCAGCAACAGGCAGACCAGGCCGAGCGACAGCCCCAGCGCGCCGACGAGGTCGAACCGGCCGGGCGCGCGCAGCGTGGGCTCCGGCACGACCAGGACGGTGAGCGCCATCGACAGCACACCGAGACCGGCCGCGCCGAGGAACAGGGTGTGCCAGTCGGAGTGCTGGGCGACCAGCGCGGCGGCGGGCAGCGCCAGGCCGCCGCCGACCCCGATCGAGGAGCTCATCAGCGCCATCGCCGAGCCGAGCCGCTCGGGCGGCAGCTCGTCGCGCATGATGCCGATGCCCAGCGGGATGGCGCCCATGGCGAAGCCCTGGAGCGCGCGTCCCACGATCATGATCACGAGGTCGTCGGTGGAGGCGCATATCAATGAGCCGGCCACCATCACGGCGAGGCTGGCGAGCAGCATCCTCCGCTTGCCGTAGAGGTCACCGAGCCGCCCCATGATCGGGGTGGAGACGGCCCCCGCGAGCAGCGTCGCGGTCATCACCCAGGTGGCGTTCGACGGGTCGGTGTGGAGAAGGGCGGGCAGGTCCTTGATGACGGGGACGAGCAGGGTCTGCATCACCGCGACGGTGATGCCCGCGAAGGCGAGCACGGGGACGACCCCGCCACCCGCCCTGCGCGGCCTCGGATCGGGGAGTTCCCCGGTGTGCTGTCCGTTCGTCGTCTGTGGCATACGTGCGCCTCCGGGCGGCGTGATCGAGGTTCTGGGCAGGCATGCGGGCGGCGCGGGCGGGCAGCGCCCGACCGCCAAGTGTGTGCAGCGTGAAACCTTCCCGGTGTCGGCGGTATTCCGGTGAACGCGGTGCGAACGGGGGCACTACGGCGCACTCGGCCGGAGCGCGCGGAGATCCCTCCGTCATCTGACCTTCCGTCAGAATGGAACGTGTTCTACTCTTGCGCCGTTCCAGTGGCTGCGACCGGCGAGGATCCGCATGGGCATCGGAATCACCGAAGAACACAGGGAGTTGGCGCAGTCCGTACGGGGCTGGCTGGCGCGCGCCGTACCTCCGAAGGAGATCCGCGCACTCCTCGACGCGGACCCGCCCGGTACCTCCGGCGTGCGCCCCGGGTACTGGGACGGGCTCGCCGGACAGGGCCTGCTCGCCATCCATCTGCCCGAGGAGCACGGGGGCGGGGGCGGCCGGCTCCTCGATCTGGCCGTGGTCCTCGAAGAGGCCGGCCGGGCCGCGC
Coding sequences within it:
- a CDS encoding IclR family transcriptional regulator codes for the protein MADFDLDRRTPAGALQTVDRALLVLLAFERTRPDWGVTEVAEEFGWDTSVAQRLLATLAGRGFLVSDPVTRRYRIGPAVLRLGRLWERSGSLELLAGPVLEELRRVTGDTVLFCLPDSFHMRCVAAEEGEAGPLRYYPLVGELYPAHAGATSKSYYAYLPDEQRHRLFRGRPMARFTDRTVTDPDRLEEEFLKIRAQGYAWTVGEYDTGIATVAVPVFLGREPYGSLSLGGASELFRDAPDDRLDALRHAAQLLERRLTHPPQRPKPRTRRPRTA
- the pepE gene encoding dipeptidase PepE, with amino-acid sequence MNLLLLSNSTQHGRGYLEHAIDTVTGFLPAGARLAFVPYALADYTAYTARVREALEPHGITVRGVHENADPVAELAASDAVFIGGGNSFRLLSALYRTGLRDAVTEAVRNGLPYMGASAGTNMAAPTLRTTNDMPIVQPPSFETLGLVPFQINPHYLDPDPASTHKGETREERLTEFLEENDVPVLGLREGSWLRVDGRQARVQGARPARLFTRGAQPQELPAGSDVSHLLTTTPRFDAPVR
- a CDS encoding MFS transporter translates to MPQTTNGQHTGELPDPRPRRAGGGVVPVLAFAGITVAVMQTLLVPVIKDLPALLHTDPSNATWVMTATLLAGAVSTPIMGRLGDLYGKRRMLLASLAVMVAGSLICASTDDLVIMIVGRALQGFAMGAIPLGIGIMRDELPPERLGSAMALMSSSIGVGGGLALPAAALVAQHSDWHTLFLGAAGLGVLSMALTVLVVPEPTLRAPGRFDLVGALGLSLGLVCLLLPITKGSDWGWTSGSTLGLIGASLAILVLWGLFELRSPAPLVDLRTTARREVLLTNLASIMVGVAFYAVSLVLPQLLQLPASTGYGLGQSMVVAGLCVAPLGLTMMLVAPLYARLSARRGPKVSLMLGMLVIAIGYGAGLGLMSAAWQTVVIAVMLGAGIGLAYSSLPALIIGAVDPSETGAANGLNTLMRSIGTSVSSAVIGMVLANTSVRSGGAVLPSMEGFRISFLIATGAVVIGLVLASFLPSRREAMRPALLASSAGDAQDPAPVPGTSRPVAGSGGFRGRVLDGGGAPVVRANVTLIDHRGRQAGLTVTDEDGHYALAAPHGGDFVLAGSATGYTPSARPAAYPGDGLPVDADLVLGVSAPERRTAVSS